The DNA region TTCATGGACCCGTCATGAGGACTACTTTTCGGATTTCTCGGTTGAAATGTGCTTCATGGACCCTTCATGAGGACTACTTTTCGGATTATCTGATCGAAATGTGCTTCATGAGACCACTTTTATGAATTACCCAAAAAAACGGTCACCACGAACCCTTCGTGATGGCCGTTTTTAAATCCCTTTTAGTAATCATCTCTAACGTTTCTTCATCATACCTTCCTGAGCCATCTTGACAAGCTCACGGACCATGCTACCGCCAAGTCTGCCGCCAACTTTACCTGCTTGCTCGGAAGTAAGCTGCCCATTATAACCTTTTTTTAGTGGTACTCCTACCTCTGAGGCAGCTTCAAACTTTGCATCCTCTGGGCTTGCAGAGCCAGCAACCTTTGCCTTTAACTCATCCAGCCCGGCCCTTGCTGCCGGAACGAGAATTTTATTTCTTCTTTTTGTCATTAGATTTCCCTCCTTTAGGTATAGGATTTCCAAAATGGTAAAATTAATCAATAATGTCTGGCAAAATTCTGGTTTTTTCAGTATAATGACATCAAAATCATTCAGAAAAATCAATGATAAAGAGAGTAGTTTTCTGTGAGGTCGTAGCGAGTCAGGAGTGGTGAGAGCCTGATACTTTTTGCAGATTACGAAGCGCACTTTTGAGATGCTTACTTGAAAATAGTAGAGTAAGCCGGAGAAATCTCCGTTAACAAACTAAGCTGGTTCTTTTTGAACAAGTAGAGTGGTACCGCGAGTTGAACTCTCGTCTCTTCATAATAGAGACGGGAGTTTTTTGTTTTTTATTAGATAAAGGAGGGTAACAAGGATGAATTATAAGCAAGAGTTAGCTGAGATTTTATTCGTAGCACTTGAGCAGGAGATTCAAGTAAGTGAACTTGAAATGCTAATCGAGAAACCCAAAAGCCAAACACATGGGGATTTAGCCTTTCCATGTTTTACTTTAGCGAAAAAGAAAAGGAAATCTCCAAACATCATTGCGCAGGAACTGAGCGAAAAGATCCAATCCCCAACCTTTGAAAAGGTAGAAGTCGTGGGGGCATACCTTAATATCTTTTTAAATAAACAGCTGGTTTCAAAAGAAATAGTGACGGAAATCAGTAAGATAAAAGAAAATTACGGTGCGCAAAACCTGGGTAAGGGCGCAAACGTAACAATAGATATGTCATCGCCCAATATTGCCAAGCCGTTCTCAATGGGGCATTTGCGTTCCACGGTGATCGGCAATGCATTAGCACATATCGTCGAAAAATGCGGATACCAACCGATAAAGATCAACCATATTGGTGACTGGGGAACACAGTTTGGAAAATTAATTACTGCTTATAAGCTTTGGGGCAATCCTGAAATAGTAAAACAAAACCCAATAAAAGAATTGTTAACACTCTATGTCAAGTTTCATGAGGAAGCAGAAGCGGACCCGGCACTAGTTGAGCAGGGGCGGAGCTGGTTTAAGAGACTTGAAGATGGCGATGAGGAAGCATTGGAACTATGGAAGTGGTTTCGTGATGAATCGCTAAAGGAATTCTCACGGATCTATGACTTAATGAATGTCGAATTTGATTCGTTTGCTGGGGAAGCCTTTTACAATGACAAAATGGACCGTGTCGTTCAACTGCTTGAGGAAAAACAGTTACTAGTAGAATCGAAACAGGCACAAGTAGTGGAATTAACCTCTGAGGAACTTCCGCCTTGCTTAATAAAAAAATCAGACGGTGCTACCCTGTATGCGACTCGTGATTTAGCCGCCGCCATTTATCGTAAGGAAAACTATGACTTTGATCTTTCCTTATATGTGGTTGGTAATGAACAAAGCCTTCACTTTAAGCAGCTTATGGCAGTATTAAAAAAGATGGGATATGAGTGGGCAGAGAAAATGGTCCATATTCCGTTCGGAATGATGCTTAAGGACGGAAAGAAAATGTCGACTAGAAAAGGTAAGGTTGTATTATTGGAGGAAGTTCTAAACGAGTCAATCGCGTTAGCTAGGCATAGTATTGAAGGAAAGAATCCAAGTCTCGTAAGTAAGGATGAAGTGGCCAAGCAAGTGGGCGTTGGGGCAGTCATGTTCCATGATTTGAAAAATTTTCGGATGAATGATATTGAATTTTCACTAGAGGAAATGCTTCGCTTTGAAGGAGAAACCGGCCCATATGTCCAATACACGTTTGCTCGGGCATGCTCAATTTTACGAAAGGCGAATTGGCAAGATGATAGAATTCCACAGTCGTTTGATACCAACTGGGAAAAGGAGTGGAAGGTTGTTAGCATGCTGCTTGAATTCCCAAATGCAATAAACCGAGCCTTTGAGAACTTTGATCCATCACAAGTGGCAAAATATATTATTGACCTTTCCCAAGCATTCAATAAATTTTATGGAGAAGTAAAGATCCTCGAAGAAAACACGGAGCAGCAGGCCCGCTTAGCACTTGTATTTGCGGTTACCGTTGTTCTTAAAGAAGGCCTGCGGTTACTGGGAATGGAAGCGCCTGAGGAAATGTAAGCGTGGACCCTTCATTTTTGGTTGATTTTGGTATAAAATAGAATTTGAATCCTGTGGGGGGAATTAGAATGAGCGAATTACTGTTTAATAATGTTCAACTAACAAGAAGTTACTTTCTTAAAAATGTAAGTGCACTAGACGATGGTCTTGTGGATGTACAACCTGATGGCTTTAACAACACGCTACATTGGCATATTGGTCATGTATTAACAGTGGCCGAGCAATTAATGTTTGGTTTTCCGGAAAACACTAATAACTTACCTGTAAACTATAAAGAATTATTCGCGCGCGGAACAAAACCGGCTGATTGGCAAGGGCAAGTTCCCTCTGTCAAAGAATTGGTTGAAAAGTTAACTGACCAACTTACACGGATGAATGATATTCCGGTAGAGAGCATAAACAAAAAGCTAGAGTCGCCATTTCTTGGTTGTAAAACATTTGGGGAACTGGTAAACTTTTGTTTATTCCATGAGAACTTACATTTAGGACAAATCCAAGCAATGAAACGTATGATTGAAACCGCTCAAGCAAAATAATAATAGGAAAGATCGTTTCTGCATTTGTAGAAACGTTTTTTCGTCATATAGGAAATTATAAAATAATTTAGTTGGGGATAACTTTGAAATAGTTATCTGAATCCAGCTCCAGCGCCCAGCGACTAGTGGACTTCGCTCTCCTCCTTACGATAAGTCAACATCGAATCGCTAACGCTCTTCGTGTTTCCTTTATCTCATGCGGAGCGCTCCAGTCCATACGTCGCAAAACGGGCGCTTGCGCCTTTTGTTCATTTTGAATTACTTGTAACTCAAAAAGAGAGGATGTCTACCTGTCTTATGAATAGACAATTGCCAAAAGATAGCCCGAAAGACAAGATATGGACCAAAGATTTTGTTCTTATTGTTTTCGCTAACTTTTTTATCTTTTTAGGGTTTCAAATGACTTTACCAACGATTCCTTTATTTGTTCAGCAATTAGGAGGAAGTGACCAGTTAATTGGTTATGTTGTTGGGATTTTTACCTTTTCTGCCTTGCTCCTCCGTCCTTATGCAGGACATTCTCTTGAATCAAAAGGGAGGGGATTTGTTTATTTACTCGGACTCACCATTTTTGTCCTTTCTGTCGGAGCCTTTGGATTTGCGACGAGTATGGCCTTCTTATTTTTCATTCGAGTTGTTCAAGGTGTTGGTTGGGGATTTTCAACAACGGCATCAGGAACGATTGCTACCGATTTAATTCCCGCATCGAGGCGCGGTGAGGGGATGGGGTATTTTGGTTTATCGGGTAATCTCGCCTTGGCATTTGGGCCATCACTGGGTCTTACCTTAGCCGGTGTGATTACCTTTAAACAACTATTCTTAATTTGCGGTGGTTTAGGATTAGCTGCCTTGCTGCTATCATCAAAAATCAGCTACAAGAAGGTTGACAAAGATTTCAAAAGGCAATCCAAGCAAAAGCTAGATATATACGAAAAGAGTGCCTTAAAGCCTTCGATGCTTTTGTTCTTCCTTACGGTAACCTTTGGAGGAATTGCTGCCTTTTTGCCACTTTATACAACTGAAAAGGGCATTTCCGGTATTCAGTGGTACTTCCTTCTTTACGCGATTGCATTGATGGTTTCGCGAACTTTTGGTGGGCAATTATATGATAAAAAAGGGCATCAGGCAATATTTATACCAGGAACCTTGTTAATTTTGACAGCAATGATTTTGTTAGCATGGTTACCAAATAGTTTTATCCTGTATCTAGCGGCAATTTTGTATGGACTAGGGTTTGGAACGGTTCAACCTGGCTTACAAGCGTGGGCGATTGAAAAGTCCCCTGTAAACAGAAGAGGAATGGCAAATGCTACCTTCTTTTCTTTTTTCGATTTAGGTGTGGGAATTGGTGCAATCGCCTTCGGTCAAATTAGCCATCTTTTCGGCTATGGGAGTATTTTTATAGCATCAGCATTATCGGTTTTTATTTCCATCGCCCTTTATGTATTTATTTTATATAATGATCGGCGGCTAGCTGTTATAAAGCAAGGAAACGTTTAAGGGATTAGCTAAGCTAATCCTTTTTTTTTGTTATTAAAGGCCGATAAGGGAAGGTTAATAATTGAAAAGTAATGAAAAGCCTGAATCTTACCATTAGTCCTAATGCTGTTGACATACTCGAGAGGCAATTTTATAATCAAATCGCGAATAAATGAGTGTCGACTTTTGTCGAAATATTATTTTTACTTTTCTTCTACACAAAATTGTTTGGACACCAGGAAAAAAAGGAGAGACAAAAATGAAATTTGTTTTATTTTTAGCAGCATTAATTATTATCTTTTTACTTGCTTATATCGTTAGTAACAATAAAAGAGGGATTAAAATAAGGCCAATTGTAACCATGCTGGTTTTGCAGCTGCTGTTTGCCTTTTTACTTCTTAATACAGAAATAGGGTTTGTCATCATAAACGCAGTCTCAGCTTTGTTTGATCATATTCTAAGTTATGCGGCAGAGGGAATAAACTTTGTGTTCGGAGGAATGGCAAATGAAGGGGAAGGTCCATTTTTCTTAACCGTTCTGTTACCTATCGTTTTTATTTCTGTACTAATCGGGATTGCTCAGTATATTAAGGTCCTTCCCGTCATCATTCGTTACCTTGGCTTAATTTTAAGTAAAGTAAATGGAATGGGTAAACTGGAATCCTATAATGCTGTGGCTTCAGCTGTTTTTGGCCAGTCCGAGGTGTTTATCTCTGTGAAAAAACAGCTTCCCTATATCCCTGAACATCGTCTTTATACATTGTGTACGTCTGCAATGTCAACGGTTTCGGCATCGATACTGGGGGCTTATATGACGATGATTGAACCGAAATATGTAATAACGGCACTAGTATTGAATTTATTCGGTGGATTTATTATTGCTACTATCATTAATCCATATGAAGTTTCAGAAGAGGAAGATATTATTACTTTTCAAGAAGAGGAGAAACAAACATTTTTTGAAGTAGTAGGCGAATATATTTTAGATGGTTTCAAGGTTGCCATCATTGTTGGGGCGATGGTCCTTGGATTTGTGGCAATAATTAGTATGATTAACCATATATTTGAAGTAATATTTGGCATTAGTTTTCAAATGGTTCTTGGATACGTATTTGCACCGTTTGCTTTTATTATTGGGGTGCCTGCAGGTGAAGTGGTTAAGGCTGGTACGATTATGGCAACTAAATTGTTATCCAATGAGTTTGTTGCTATGATCGATTTAGTGAAAATCACTGATTCCATCTCAAGTAAAACGGTGGGAATCATTTCGGTGTTCCTTGTTTCCTTTGCAAACTTTTCCTCCATCGGAATTATCTCAGGTGCGGTGAAAGGGTTGAATGAAAAGAAGGGTAATCAAGTAGCAAAATTCGGGTTAAAATTGCTTTATGGTGCTACACTCGTAAGCCTGTTAACAGCAGCCGTTACTAGTTTAATGCTCTAATAAAAAGGCACGTATAAGAAAACAACCACCGAAGCTTCAGTCAGTGGTTGTTTTTTTTGTTTTCTTTATTAAAAAGTAGATGACTCCTAGAATAACAGCTCCAATAATAATTGGTAATGTATACTGATGGGCATATTCCTCAATATTTGACCAATTTTCTCCTAACACATGTCCTAAGTAAAGGAAAAGAATCGTCCATGGGATGACAGCCGCCACTGTATAAAGCGTAAATTTAGTAAAGGACATTTTAGCAATACCAGCAGGAATGGAAATGGCGTGTCTAACTACAGGTATAAAGCGGGCAAAGAAGATGACCCCACCACCATACTTCTTAAACCATAGTTCGGAATGATCGATATGTTTCTTTTTGATGAATATATACTTACCGTATTTCTCCAAAA from Neobacillus sp. FSL H8-0543 includes:
- a CDS encoding alpha/beta-type small acid-soluble spore protein produces the protein MTKRRNKILVPAARAGLDELKAKVAGSASPEDAKFEAASEVGVPLKKGYNGQLTSEQAGKVGGRLGGSMVRELVKMAQEGMMKKR
- the argS gene encoding arginine--tRNA ligase, with the protein product MNYKQELAEILFVALEQEIQVSELEMLIEKPKSQTHGDLAFPCFTLAKKKRKSPNIIAQELSEKIQSPTFEKVEVVGAYLNIFLNKQLVSKEIVTEISKIKENYGAQNLGKGANVTIDMSSPNIAKPFSMGHLRSTVIGNALAHIVEKCGYQPIKINHIGDWGTQFGKLITAYKLWGNPEIVKQNPIKELLTLYVKFHEEAEADPALVEQGRSWFKRLEDGDEEALELWKWFRDESLKEFSRIYDLMNVEFDSFAGEAFYNDKMDRVVQLLEEKQLLVESKQAQVVELTSEELPPCLIKKSDGATLYATRDLAAAIYRKENYDFDLSLYVVGNEQSLHFKQLMAVLKKMGYEWAEKMVHIPFGMMLKDGKKMSTRKGKVVLLEEVLNESIALARHSIEGKNPSLVSKDEVAKQVGVGAVMFHDLKNFRMNDIEFSLEEMLRFEGETGPYVQYTFARACSILRKANWQDDRIPQSFDTNWEKEWKVVSMLLEFPNAINRAFENFDPSQVAKYIIDLSQAFNKFYGEVKILEENTEQQARLALVFAVTVVLKEGLRLLGMEAPEEM
- a CDS encoding DinB family protein, with translation MSELLFNNVQLTRSYFLKNVSALDDGLVDVQPDGFNNTLHWHIGHVLTVAEQLMFGFPENTNNLPVNYKELFARGTKPADWQGQVPSVKELVEKLTDQLTRMNDIPVESINKKLESPFLGCKTFGELVNFCLFHENLHLGQIQAMKRMIETAQAK
- a CDS encoding MFS transporter, which gives rise to MNRQLPKDSPKDKIWTKDFVLIVFANFFIFLGFQMTLPTIPLFVQQLGGSDQLIGYVVGIFTFSALLLRPYAGHSLESKGRGFVYLLGLTIFVLSVGAFGFATSMAFLFFIRVVQGVGWGFSTTASGTIATDLIPASRRGEGMGYFGLSGNLALAFGPSLGLTLAGVITFKQLFLICGGLGLAALLLSSKISYKKVDKDFKRQSKQKLDIYEKSALKPSMLLFFLTVTFGGIAAFLPLYTTEKGISGIQWYFLLYAIALMVSRTFGGQLYDKKGHQAIFIPGTLLILTAMILLAWLPNSFILYLAAILYGLGFGTVQPGLQAWAIEKSPVNRRGMANATFFSFFDLGVGIGAIAFGQISHLFGYGSIFIASALSVFISIALYVFILYNDRRLAVIKQGNV
- a CDS encoding nucleoside transporter C-terminal domain-containing protein — encoded protein: MKFVLFLAALIIIFLLAYIVSNNKRGIKIRPIVTMLVLQLLFAFLLLNTEIGFVIINAVSALFDHILSYAAEGINFVFGGMANEGEGPFFLTVLLPIVFISVLIGIAQYIKVLPVIIRYLGLILSKVNGMGKLESYNAVASAVFGQSEVFISVKKQLPYIPEHRLYTLCTSAMSTVSASILGAYMTMIEPKYVITALVLNLFGGFIIATIINPYEVSEEEDIITFQEEEKQTFFEVVGEYILDGFKVAIIVGAMVLGFVAIISMINHIFEVIFGISFQMVLGYVFAPFAFIIGVPAGEVVKAGTIMATKLLSNEFVAMIDLVKITDSISSKTVGIISVFLVSFANFSSIGIISGAVKGLNEKKGNQVAKFGLKLLYGATLVSLLTAAVTSLML
- a CDS encoding DedA family protein, yielding MKEFIFSVLEFLSDLGYLGIALGLMIEVIPSEIVLGYGGFMISQGSIGYPGAIIAGTIGGTLAQLFIYWAGYYGGRPFLEKYGKYIFIKKKHIDHSELWFKKYGGGVIFFARFIPVVRHAISIPAGIAKMSFTKFTLYTVAAVIPWTILFLYLGHVLGENWSNIEEYAHQYTLPIIIGAVILGVIYFLIKKTKKTTTD